The following are encoded together in the Kwoniella europaea PYCC6329 chromosome 1, complete sequence genome:
- a CDS encoding orotidine 5'-phosphate decarboxylase: MSSPHPTTLIPYSERIKFHTNPTAIKILEIMDRKKTNLAVSVDVNTAKEALEVVRRVGASVCMVKTHCDIFEDFTPAFIEELVRLSKELDFIIFEDRKFADIGNTVSLQYSSGVHKIASWADLTNAHSVPGPGIIAGLAKVGQPLGRGLLLLGEMSSAGSLAVGGYTEQTFKMAQDAGREFVIGFIAQNRVDHVDKIKEGEDYLIMSPGVGLGKKGDSLGQQYRTPRECVVDSGADVIIVGRGIYGVEGGEQAVRDEAERYRQEGWKAYEERLGRK, from the exons ATgtcatcacctcatcctACTACCCTCATCCCATACTCTGAACGAATCAAGTTCCACACCAACCCTACCGCCATCAAGATCCTGGAAATCATGGataggaagaagaccaaCTTGGCTGTATCGGTTGATGTCAATACTGCTAAAGAGGCTTTGGAGGTGGTCAGGAGAGTAGGTGCGAGTGTATGtatggtcaag ACCCACTGTGATATTTTTGAAGACTTCACTCCTGCCTTCATCGAAGAATTGGTCAGACTTTCAAAAGAACTTGATTTCATCATTTTCGAAGATAGGAAATTCGCTGATATCG GAAACACCGTCTCTCTCCAATACTCCTCAGGCGTCCACAAAATCGCTTCCTGGGCGGACCTCACCAACGCCCACTCGGTCCCTGGTCCAGGTATAATCGCAGGTCTCGCCAAGGTCGGTCAACCCCTCGGAAGAGGTCTACTCCTCCTCGGAGAGATGTCTTCCGCTGGATCATTGGCTGTAGGAGGATACACCGAACAAACGTTCAAGATGGCTCAAGATGCTGGTCGAGAATTTGTTATTGGTTTCATTGCTCAAAATCGAGTCGATCATGTGGataagatcaaagaaggtgaagactATTTGATCATGTCACCAGGAGTTGGATTGGGTAAGAAAGGAGATTCTTTAGGACAACAATATAGAACCCCTAGAGAGTGTGTGGTGGATTCGGGAGCGGATGTGATCATTgttggaagaggtatatACGGTGTGGAAGGTGGGGAGCAAGCTGTGAGAGATGAGGCGGAGAGATATAGACAGGAGGGATGGAAGGCTTATGAAGAGAGGTTGGGAAGAAAGTAA